Proteins encoded in a region of the Candidatus Hydrogenedentota bacterium genome:
- a CDS encoding ankyrin repeat domain-containing protein: protein MVFFGSTTLHRAAEKGDFSAALHLIEKGADVNERNEEGKPPLLIAAELGHIEIMRLLLDHDAEVDRTGRKGDTPLYRAIKNDQPDAATLLVRRGADVNFRAKHGVTALLTAAARAREATIELLLEAGANIEHHDSHGRTALYLAVEKGHVNVVRKLISWGADVNHATRSGATPLMIAVKHHDPSLARWLIERGAEVEAADSRGKTALQVAVAAGGYESCMLLIRSGADPRQRTPEGLNLATAALRDNNGRLAAQLNEYAMKGVHLDMPDNVMAAIQSNEIGLLRLRLEEHPNDVHLRTQSHGWTPLLFAIRQCNCAMAKLLLDKGADPNLADAKGRAPIHLAAAQGDTVILKLLLEAGADIDAVCNGLTALEVAERGNHRGAAHFLGGRKTLKKSSNF from the coding sequence ATGGTGTTCTTTGGGTCGACAACGCTCCACCGGGCGGCGGAAAAAGGGGATTTTTCCGCAGCCCTGCACCTGATCGAAAAGGGAGCGGACGTCAACGAGCGCAATGAAGAGGGCAAGCCGCCGCTGCTGATCGCGGCGGAATTAGGCCACATCGAGATTATGCGGCTTCTGCTCGATCACGACGCGGAAGTTGATCGCACGGGGCGGAAGGGGGACACGCCGCTGTACCGCGCCATCAAGAACGATCAGCCCGACGCCGCCACGCTGCTGGTTCGCCGGGGGGCGGACGTGAATTTTCGCGCGAAGCATGGCGTCACGGCGCTCCTGACGGCGGCCGCGCGCGCCCGGGAGGCGACGATTGAGCTGTTGCTGGAAGCGGGGGCCAATATCGAGCACCACGACAGCCACGGGCGCACCGCGCTCTACCTGGCCGTGGAAAAGGGCCACGTAAATGTCGTCCGCAAGCTCATTTCCTGGGGCGCGGACGTCAACCACGCCACCCGGAGTGGGGCGACGCCGCTCATGATCGCCGTGAAGCACCACGATCCCAGTCTCGCGCGCTGGCTTATCGAGCGCGGCGCGGAAGTCGAGGCGGCGGACAGCCGCGGCAAGACGGCCCTGCAGGTGGCGGTGGCGGCGGGGGGCTACGAGAGCTGCATGCTGCTCATCCGCTCGGGCGCCGATCCGCGCCAGCGCACCCCGGAAGGCCTCAACCTGGCGACCGCCGCGCTGCGCGACAATAACGGGCGCCTCGCCGCGCAATTGAACGAATACGCGATGAAGGGCGTGCATCTCGACATGCCGGACAACGTCATGGCGGCGATACAGTCCAATGAAATCGGGCTGTTGCGGCTCCGGCTGGAAGAGCACCCCAACGACGTGCACCTGCGCACGCAATCGCACGGCTGGACCCCGCTGCTGTTCGCCATTCGCCAGTGCAATTGCGCGATGGCGAAACTCCTCCTCGACAAGGGAGCCGATCCCAACCTGGCCGACGCGAAGGGCCGCGCCCCCATTCACCTGGCCGCGGCGCAGGGCGACACCGTCATCCTCAAGCTGCTGCTGGAAGCGGGGGCGGATATCGATGCGGTATGTAACGGCCTCACCGCGCTCGAGGTCGCCGAACGCGGCAACCACCGCGGCGCCGCGCATTTCCTCGGGGGGCGCAAGACGCTGAAGAAGT